The Gloeocapsa sp. PCC 73106 DNA segment TCCATCTGGGTACCAAAAATAGCCGCAGGCTCTAGACGCGAGATGTGATCACCAATTTCCCCATTATCATCGCTGATAAGTACCTGATCGCAGTATCCTTCCACTTGCTCCCTAAACCAGTCTCCGTCGTACTTACAGTAGGTTCCTGCTAGCACCACGTGAATCCCCATTTCCCGAACTAAAATTTTAGTCATCGCTGCCGCGTGAGTATTATCTCCAAAGACTACCGCTTTTTTCCCTGTGAGATTCTGACAGTCAATCGAGCGAGAAAACCACACCGCTTGGGAGACATACATGCTTTGATGATCTATATAAGATTCATAGTCAATGGGATATCCTTGTTGATTTAAAATAGCTTGAATCTGGCGAATGCAACGAGCGGTTTCAATCACACCCATGGGCGTAATATCCACGTAGGGAATACCCAAGTTTTCCTGGAGATAATTGGCGGTAGCTAGACCGATTTCTCGATAGGGAACCAAGTTAAACCAAGCGCGTCCCAAATTTTTAATATTCTCAACGTAGGCGCCTTGAGGGATAATTGCATTGACTTCTATCTCCAAATCAGCCATCAATCGTTTTAATTCGCTACAATCATGCTGATTATGAAACCCTTGAGTTGTCATCCCGATAATGTTAACAGAGGGTTTAGCGCTTTTCTCTGAAGCAAGTTCGCCTTTTTTGCGAGCTTTTTCCACATAAAATTTAACGATTTGGTGTAGAGTGCGATCAGCCGCTTGTAACTCATTGAAGCGATAATGGTTAACATCGGCGAGCAATACGTCACCTTTAGCCTCGAGACGTGCGCGCTCGACAAAGTTTTCTAAATCTTCTTGTAAAATGCTGGAGGTACAAGTAGGAGTAAGCACGATCAAATCAGGATGCTCTTCTCTATCTTTACGCACAATATTATCTACTACTTTTTCCTGAGAACCCCGAGCTAAAACGTTGCGATCTACAATACTAGTGGTAACTGGAGTGAAATCTTGTTTTCTCTCTAACATCGATTCCATCACATTGAAGTAGTCATCTCCTAAAGGCGCGTGCATAATCGAGTGTACATTCTTAAAAGAACTAGCGATGCGCAGAGTACCAATGTGTGCAGGTCCTGCATACATCCAGTAAGCTAATTTCATG contains these protein-coding regions:
- the bchB gene encoding ferredoxin:protochlorophyllide reductase (ATP-dependent) subunit B encodes the protein MKLAYWMYAGPAHIGTLRIASSFKNVHSIMHAPLGDDYFNVMESMLERKQDFTPVTTSIVDRNVLARGSQEKVVDNIVRKDREEHPDLIVLTPTCTSSILQEDLENFVERARLEAKGDVLLADVNHYRFNELQAADRTLHQIVKFYVEKARKKGELASEKSAKPSVNIIGMTTQGFHNQHDCSELKRLMADLEIEVNAIIPQGAYVENIKNLGRAWFNLVPYREIGLATANYLQENLGIPYVDITPMGVIETARCIRQIQAILNQQGYPIDYESYIDHQSMYVSQAVWFSRSIDCQNLTGKKAVVFGDNTHAAAMTKILVREMGIHVVLAGTYCKYDGDWFREQVEGYCDQVLISDDNGEIGDHISRLEPAAIFGTQMERHVAKRSKIPCGVIAAPIHIQNFSMGYKPFLGYEGTNQIADLVYNSFTLGMEDHLLEIFGGHDTKEVIHKGISADSDLTWTKEAKTELNKVPGFVRGKVKRNTEKFARDRSVTEITLEVMYAAKEAVGA